One window of the Rhizobium etli 8C-3 genome contains the following:
- a CDS encoding MipA/OmpV family protein, with the protein MALKKFVFVRSRSFVFAASVSMIASLPVEVRAADSFEDEGPASVAADDFDEDRFGGMRQRLSDWNVVVGVGALYAPKFEGSDEFEVSPIPMISAQIGDRMSIDTTGLTVDLLETNGFTLALTGGYELGRDEDDSSHLRGLGDIEAGGVMGARLSYALGAMEFYASVDRTVGGSDGLLGKFGTTVSHQYDRFILSAGASATFADDNHMESYFGVTSAQSIRSGLREYDASAGLKRVDIEASVTYMASENWLIRGQAGVGFLTGDAQDSPIVQDDVQPSALLSVVYKF; encoded by the coding sequence ATGGCATTGAAAAAATTCGTCTTCGTCCGATCACGCTCATTCGTTTTCGCTGCGAGCGTATCGATGATCGCTTCGCTACCCGTCGAGGTACGTGCTGCCGACTCGTTTGAAGACGAGGGGCCGGCCTCTGTTGCCGCCGATGATTTCGACGAGGATCGGTTCGGTGGAATGCGCCAGAGATTGTCGGACTGGAATGTTGTCGTTGGCGTCGGCGCACTTTATGCGCCGAAATTCGAAGGTTCCGACGAATTCGAGGTTTCGCCCATTCCGATGATCTCGGCGCAAATTGGCGATCGTATGAGCATCGACACAACCGGATTGACGGTCGACCTGTTGGAGACGAACGGCTTCACGCTGGCCTTGACGGGCGGCTACGAACTGGGCCGGGATGAAGATGATTCCTCCCACCTGAGAGGTCTCGGTGATATCGAAGCAGGAGGCGTAATGGGAGCACGGCTTTCCTACGCACTGGGGGCGATGGAATTTTACGCATCCGTCGACAGGACAGTTGGTGGCAGCGATGGCCTCCTCGGCAAATTCGGAACGACGGTGTCGCATCAATATGACCGCTTCATCCTGTCGGCAGGCGCTTCCGCCACGTTCGCCGACGACAATCACATGGAAAGCTATTTCGGCGTGACATCGGCACAGTCGATTCGATCGGGCTTGCGGGAATATGATGCTAGTGCAGGCCTGAAACGAGTCGATATCGAAGCATCGGTTACCTACATGGCAAGCGAGAACTGGCTGATCCGCGGTCAGGCAGGCGTCGGTTTCCTGACCGGCGACGCACAAGACAGTCCAATCGTTCAGGACGATGTTCAGCCGTCAGCTCTGCTGTCGGTCGTTTATAAATTCTAG
- a CDS encoding DUF1127 domain-containing protein, with translation MNVARSFNNWRKFRQTVNELGRMSARELQDLGIDRADIRSVARASIAR, from the coding sequence ATGAACGTTGCACGCTCTTTCAACAATTGGCGCAAGTTCCGTCAGACCGTTAACGAACTTGGCCGCATGTCAGCCCGCGAACTGCAAGACCTCGGTATCGACCGCGCCGACATCCGCAGCGTTGCCCGCGCATCGATCGCGCGCTAA
- a CDS encoding NAD(P)/FAD-dependent oxidoreductase: MAQHRPRIVVVGAGIIGSAITYNLAIQGADVLLLDKGHTAGSGVTGRAFGWINVINGTPGDQSYALWREAVAEYRALQVVLPTAFACARSGALLWKSTAEETETFAELHRHAGERVELLSRKTLQELEPRIRRAPDLAAFSPDDLALDPGQLAIDLVAAAVAAGGSTLFGATAYAIETANGKVSGLKVGHETIPADIVVMSAGPGIQELTDGLGIQTGLTTSPALLLRYGCNRPIISHILRGPRLEIRQATDGTLLVAKSYVANGDENLPKLIGETLLAVMKDELDLPAQVTLKSAEIGERPVFVDGLPRMGFLSEVENLYLAVGHPGVILAPLMGRVTAEEIMEVRGKNATLTPH, from the coding sequence TTGGCACAGCATCGGCCGCGCATCGTAGTTGTCGGTGCAGGGATCATCGGTTCGGCGATCACATATAATCTGGCCATTCAGGGTGCGGACGTCTTGCTCTTGGACAAAGGGCATACGGCTGGTTCCGGCGTAACGGGACGGGCTTTCGGTTGGATCAATGTCATCAATGGAACCCCCGGCGACCAGAGCTATGCCCTTTGGCGCGAGGCAGTTGCCGAATACCGGGCCTTGCAAGTTGTCCTACCAACCGCCTTTGCCTGCGCACGTTCTGGTGCCCTTTTGTGGAAAAGTACGGCAGAGGAAACAGAGACGTTCGCCGAGCTTCATCGACACGCCGGGGAACGTGTCGAACTATTGTCGCGAAAGACATTACAGGAATTAGAGCCCCGTATTCGCCGAGCACCAGACCTCGCCGCCTTTTCGCCAGATGATCTGGCTCTCGACCCAGGGCAGCTTGCTATAGACCTGGTAGCTGCCGCAGTTGCTGCTGGCGGCTCCACTCTCTTCGGCGCGACCGCCTACGCCATCGAAACCGCAAACGGCAAGGTCTCTGGATTAAAAGTTGGGCATGAGACAATCCCAGCCGACATCGTCGTTATGTCAGCCGGTCCTGGTATCCAAGAGCTGACTGACGGACTTGGCATTCAAACCGGCCTGACGACATCTCCGGCCTTGCTTCTCCGCTACGGATGTAATCGCCCTATCATAAGCCATATCTTGCGGGGCCCTCGGTTGGAAATCAGACAGGCCACCGACGGCACTTTGCTTGTTGCGAAATCTTACGTGGCAAATGGAGACGAGAATCTCCCTAAGCTGATCGGTGAGACGCTGCTTGCCGTAATGAAGGACGAACTGGATTTGCCTGCCCAAGTCACACTGAAGAGTGCGGAAATCGGAGAGCGTCCGGTTTTTGTCGACGGCTTACCGCGTATGGGATTTCTGTCCGAAGTCGAGAATCTCTACCTCGCAGTCGGTCATCCAGGCGTCATTCTTGCGCCGTTGATGGGTCGCGTGACCGCAGAAGAGATAATGGAAGTCAGGGGCAAAAACGCCACGCTAACTCCCCACTAG
- a CDS encoding ribonuclease E inhibitor RraB gives MTTILDPIGVDEVRLRAERAADADVLSSLQMNGDCSSVVRSIDLRFIGSKSAISELSEAAAELGFTVIQSVRMPDGKVAIDLSLRSDARSSSIDSLTLTALKIEKRFNLRYDGWGTVATKC, from the coding sequence ATGACGACCATTCTGGACCCCATCGGGGTGGATGAGGTTCGGCTTAGAGCGGAACGAGCGGCGGATGCTGATGTACTCTCCAGCTTGCAAATGAATGGGGATTGCTCTTCCGTGGTTCGGTCAATCGACCTCCGCTTCATTGGCTCTAAATCAGCGATATCGGAACTCTCGGAAGCGGCTGCTGAACTTGGCTTCACCGTAATCCAGTCCGTGCGAATGCCTGACGGCAAAGTTGCTATCGACCTATCGCTGCGATCGGACGCCCGATCTTCTTCAATTGACAGCCTTACTTTGACCGCGCTGAAAATCGAAAAGCGTTTCAACCTGCGGTACGATGGATGGGGGACAGTCGCCACGAAGTGCTGA